Part of the Streptococcaceae bacterium ESL0687 genome is shown below.
TGAAGATTTTTCAAAAAATGCTGCGACAGTCTTAGATCCAGACCCTCAAAAATTAAATTTGAAGTATGAGACTAATCCAGGGGTTAACTTCCTTGGAGAAGTTATCAGTGATACAGCCATGGAGAAGCTGAAGGCCCAGGTTAATGAAAGTGTTAGTACTTCCTATGTGAAGGCAATTTTTTCAACCATTAAGACAATTGGTTCAAATATGAATCAAGCAGCAGACGGGGCTCAAAAGCTTAACGGGGGAGCAGAACAGCTTAATTCAGGTGTTAGTCAATTAAACGAGAAAGTACCAACCCTTGCTTCAGGAATTGACCAACTAAATTCAGGTGCTGCAACACTAAATTCAGGAGTTGGCCAATATACTGGTGGAGTTCATCAACTAGCTTCAGGAATCAATCAACTGGGTAGCCAAGTACCAACCCTTGCATCTGGTGTTAATCAACTAGATCAAGGAGCTAACAGCCTTAGTTCAGCCATTGGTCAGTACACCTCTGGAACAAGTACCCTTTCAAATGGCTTAAATACTTTAAATGCACAAGTACCAGCCCTTACATCGGCTATTCCAACCTTAAATAATGGGGCTCAAAGTCTAAGTCAAGGTTTAAATCAGCTGAATTCAGCCGTATCTGGAGAAGGTGGTCTTGCTGCAGGAGTTGCCGGGCTGGCAGCAGGCGCAGATCAATTATCAAACGGTCTATCAGCTGATAAGGTTGCAGCATTAAACCAATATGCAGACGGAGTTATCAATCTTGCAAATGGTCTTGAGTCAAGTAATTTAACAGGAACAATGGCTCAAATTAAAGCAAGTCTAACCTCAATTGGACAAAATCTTCAAGCTGCAGCTGGAAGTCTTCAAATTGCAAGCCAACCTGTTGATAAGTCAAATGAAGTTATTCAAGCCCTTGCCTCAACAAACGGTGGAAAGGGACTAACAGAAGAGGAAAAAGCAGCAGTTAGGTCAACTCTTAAAGTCAATAGTTCAGACAGTCAAGTTGCATCTGCCCTAGGACAAATTTCAGCAGCTGCAGTAAGCCTTCAACAACTAAGTGCTAGCCTCAATAACAGCAACATAAGTGCTCCGTCACAGGCTCAACTTGATGCTCTTAAACAAGGTTCAACAGGCCTTCAAGGTCTTTTAAGTCAAATGCCTGCAGGCCTACAAAATTTATCTGGTGGATTAAATCAATTGAACACTAAAATAACCGCAGATAATGGCCTTGCAGCATCTATAAGTGCCTTAAGTAGTGGTAGTCAAACCCTTGCTGGAGGTACAAATGCACTTAGTGAAAAAGTACCAACCCTTGCCTCAGGTATTAGCCAACTTGCAAGTGGAGCAAATCAGTTAAATGATAATTCTTCAGCCCTTAAATCAGGAGCAAGTACACTAGCAGGAGGCCTAACAAGTCTTAACGGAAATATCCCAACCCTTGCTGCAGGAGTTTCAACCCTTTCTAACGGAGCAACAACTCTTGACGGACAAGCTGGTACCTTAACTGGTGGAACTGCTAAACTTTCAGGAGGTCTATCAGAACTTGCTGGAAATCTTCCAACCTTAACTAGTGGAGTTAGCCAACTCTTGGGTGGAACCAGCCAACTAGTAGACGGTACTGATCAATTGGCAGACAAACTCAAGGAAGGTTCAGCTAAAATTTCAGCAACCAACCTAGCTGATAAGAACGCTACAATGGTTGCAGCTCCTGATGAACTTGAACATACTAAATATAGTAAAGTTCCAAACTATGGACATGCCCTTGCTCCTTACTTTATGAGTGTATCCCTTTATGTAGGAGCTCTTGTCTTTAACTTTGCCTATCCTATTAGAAAAATTGCTAGACGAAAAGATGCAACAGCTTATGGATGGTTTTCTAGTAAGGTAGTCCTAGGAGCCCTTGTATCAACTAGTATGGCTTTAATTATTGGTATCACTATGCAACTTTTAGGTCTAACAGTTGAAAGCCAGGTTCAATATTTTGGTATCCTTCTAGCTACCTCATGGGCCTACATGTTCCTTGTAATGTTCCTTGCTATGACCCTAGATAATCCAGGTCGTTTCCTGGCTATGCTTCTCTTAGTTTTACAACTAGGTTCAGCTGGAGGAATGTTCCCGATGCAAGTTGTTGGGAAATTCTATAACTTTGTTCATTCATTTGTTCCAATGACCTATTCAATTTATGGCTTGCGCCAAGCAATTTCTGGAGGGTTAGGTAATGGTCTATATGTAAGTTCCCTTACTATACTCCTGGTTCTAGCTGTAGTTCTTATTGGATTCTTGTACCTTTCAATGAAGAAACTTTTCAAAGAAGGTCAAGCAGGATATTCACAACTTGATCAAAATCAAAAACTGATGGATGATGATTACAGTTATGACGAAAAATATACTTTTTGGTAAAATTACAAAGTTAATTAGAAGAAATTCTAATTAGCTTTTTTTAAAAAAAATGAGTGAAATTTCCCTGCTTACATTCCTTACAAAAGACTTGCAATATCATGAGAATTAAGTATAATAGTAAAGTAATGGTAGGCTGATATGCCCAGGCTATCTGATTATATTTTATAAAAACCATAGGAGGCTTTTTTTAAAAATGGCAAAAGAAAAATATGACCGCAGCAAACCGCACGTTAACATCGGTACAATCGGACACGTTGACCACGGTAAAACTACACTTTCTGCGGCAATCTCTAAAGTATTAGCAGACAAACAAGGAATCGAAGCTACTGACTTCGCTTCAATCGATGCTGCTCCAGAAGAACGCGAACGCGGAATCACAATCAACACAGCTCACATCGAGTACGAAACTGACGCACGTCACTATGCTCACATCGACGCACCAGGACACGCGGACTACGTTAAAAACATGATCACTGGAGCTGCCCAAATGGACGGAGCTATCCTTGTAGTAGCTGCAACTGATGGACCAATGCCACAAACTCGTGAGCACATCCTTCTTTCACGTCAGGTTGGGGTACAATACCTAGTAGTATTCCTTAACAAAGTTGATTTAGTTGACGATGAAGAGCTTCTTGAACTTGTAGAAATGGAAGTTCGTGACCTTCTTTCTGAATACGATTTCCCAGGTGACGATACTCCAATCATCGCTGGTTCAGCTCTTGGAGCTCTTAACGGTGAACAACAATGGGTTGACAAAGTTGTTGAACTTATGGACACTGTTGATGAGTACATCCCAACTCCAGAACGTGATACTGACAAACCTCTTCTTCTTCCAGTCGAAGATGTATTCTCAATCACTGGACGTGGTACTGTAGCATCAGGACGTATCGACCGTGGAACAATCCACGTCAACGACGAAATCGAAATCGTTGGTATCAAACCAGAAACTTCTAAAGCAGTTGTAACTGGTGTTGAAATGTTCCGTAAAACTCTTGACGAAGGTTTCGCTGGAGACAACGTTGGGGTACTTCTACGTGGTGTACAACGTGACGAAATCGAACGTGGACAAGTTATTGCTAAACCAGGTTCAATCACTCCTCACACTAAATTCAAAGGTGAAGTATACGTTCTTTCTAAAGAAGAAGGTGGACGTCACACTCCATTCTTCGATAACTACCGTCCACAGTTCTACTTCCGTACAACTGACGTAACTGGTAGCATCAAACTTCCAGAAGGAATCGAAATGGTAATGCCAGGGGATAACGTAACTATCGACGTTGAACTTATCCACCCAATCGCCGTTGAACAAGGAACTACATTCTCTATCCGTGAAGGTGGACGTACTGTAGGTTCAGGTATCGTTACTGAAATCGAAGCTTAATTTTATAATTAAGATTTGATCTAAAGATATAGTATCTGTTGGTCGGACAACAGATGTATACCTTCTGAAAAAGACTCGGATTTATCCGGGTCTTTTTGTCGTCTAAAATTCCAATAAAAAAAGATGCCTAGGCATCTTTTTAAATTTCTTTTTTGGTAAAAACATCTCTATCAATCAGGCTATCCATTTGGAAGTAGAATTTATCTGCTAAAGGCTTATTGACCTCCTTGTTGAAAATGTTAATTTTTCTCATCCCACTCTTATCAGTTATAACCATCTTAAAGCCAGTTAGATTTTTGTTTACAGTGATTTTAAGTAAAAAACCATCAGCTGAATTTGGGGTAAAGTCAAGATTTCTAGTTAGTTCATAGTTTCCTGTTTTTGTCTCCCTAAAAGTTGTATCCTTAAGGGTGAATTTTTTAATCCCACTAGATAAGGTATAGATGTACTTACAGTCGTCTAAGTGAATTTCTTTTTCAAAAGCCATTTTAATCTCCTAATATTTTTTCTAAGTTTTGTACAAATTTTTTAAGGTCTTCAGAAGTGTTAAATTCTGAGAAGCTAATCCTTACATTTTCCCTTAATTTGGGACTGTTTTGTCCGTAAATTTCTGAAAGGACATGACTTGGCAAAGTAGCACCAGCAGTACAGGCACTTCCGGTAGAAACAGCAATTCCTACAAGGTCAAGTCTCATCAGAAGAAGGTCATGATCTATTCCTTCAAATCCAATATTTAGAACATGTGGAAGGGTTGGTCCAAATTGATTAAGGTAAAAATCAAAGTCCTTAAGTTCCTGTAAAAGATCTTCCTTTAGGTCTTTTACATAGTTAAAGTTAGATTCAAGATTTTCATTAGCTTCATTAAGGGCCGCGGCCATTCCAGAAATAGCAGCTAGATTCTCAGTCCCTGGTCGGTGGCTATTTTCCTGGTCGCCCCCATAAAGGAGTTTATCAAATTTATTTGTATCAGCATATAAAAATCCAACTCCCTTTGGTCCATGAAACTTGTGAGCAGAAGCTGATAGGAAATCAATGCCTAGTTTTTTAGGGAAAACGGGAATTTTCCCCATGGCTTGGACTGCATCAACATGGAAGGCAGCCTGATGATTACCTAAAAGTTGCCCAATTTCTTCAATAGGTAGAATGCTTCCTGTCTCATTATTGGCATACATGGTGCTGACAAGAATTGTATCAGGGCGAAGAGCTTTTTTGATAGAGTCCGCAGTAATTACTCCCCCTTCATTAGGTGAAACAAAGGTTACTTCAAAGCCATGTCTGTCTCTTAAGTATTCAAAGGTATGAAGGACTGAATGGTGTTCGATAGAAGTTGTTATTAGGTGCTTGCCCTTACCCTCATTAGCAAGAGCATAGCCTCTAATAGCTGTATTGTTGGCCTCGGTTCCCCCTGAAGTGAATATAAGGTCATCTGCCTTGACCTCTAAAATATTTGCAATAGTTTGGCGGGAATTTCTTAGGATTTTTGCAGCATCTCGCCCGTAACTATGGATGCTTGAAGGATTACCGAAATAATTTTTCATAACATTAATCGTAGCTTCAATTGAAGCCTGCGACATTGGTGTGGTAGCTGCATTATCTAAATAAACCATAAACCTCCTTAAAGTATAAAGGTTTAAGAGATAATATCCCCTAAACCCTTAAATCATATTAATTTTTTGTTTTATCGTATTCAAACAGTGGACTAACCGGTCTGTTTTCATGGATGCGAATGATTGCTTTTGCGATAAGCTCTGAAGCAGTTAGATATTTAACTTGCTCAGGTTTTTTAGTATCTGTCTTAACTGAGTCAGTAACTAGTATTTCCTTAATTGGAGCCTTGTTTAATAATTGATCAGAACCTGGTGTGAATAGACCATGGCTAGCTACAGCGTAGATATCACGAGCACCAGCATCTTTAACGATACTTGCAGCACTTGCAAAAGTTTTACCTGTTGTAAGGATATCGTCGATTAGGATAACATCCTTATCTTTAACGTCTCCGATGATATATCCGTTTTCACGGGCCTTGTCATCATCTTCATAGTCAACGATTGCAATCGGTGAATCTAGAAGTTCTGCCAAACTACGTGCTCTTTTTACCCCACTATTTTTTGGAGCAACAACGACAACATCGTCTCCTTTAATATTATTTTCAGTATAATATTGGGCGAAAAGTGGTGTTGTAAAGAGGTTATCCACAGGAATATCAAAGAATCCTTGAACTTGGACAGCGTGAAGGTCAAGAGTTACCACGCGGTCAGCTCCAGCCTTAACAAGCATATTAGCTACAAGTTTGGCTGTAATTGGTTCACGGGGAACTGCCGTTCTATCTTGGCGGGCATAGCCAAAGTAAGGCATGATAACATTGATTGAATTAGCACTAGCACGTTTACATGCATCAATCATGATAAGTAATTCCATTAAGTGACTGTTTACTGGATAGCTAGTTGATTGGATGATATAGATGTCATAACCGCGGACACTTTCTTCAATGTTGATTTGGATTTCTCCATCAGAAAATTGTCTTGAAAATAATTCACCTAGAGGAACATTTGCCGCCTCGCTTATTTTTTTAGCTAGATCTTCATTTGAATTTAAACTAAAAAGTTTAAGGTGTGAATCTTGGTACCTATCTGTCAATGTTTTTCTCCTTTTGACTTACAATATACCTTAATTCTATCAAAAATCTATTTTTTTTCCCAGTAGATTCTTCAAATTATTGTTCATTATAATAAAAATAGTTGAAAATTAAGTGAAAATCTGTAATTACTAGTGATGGGATGAGTTTTTTTTAAAATTATTTGAAAAATGGAAATTTTAAGATTAAAATAGAGAAAATAATTAACGAGGTATGAAAATGATAGGTAATTTTAAAAAATCGGATAAGTTGGAACATGTGAGCTATGATATCAGGGGGCCGGTTCTTGAAGAGGCTGACCGAATGAGGGCTAACGGAGAGAAGATTTTACGTTTAAATACAGGAAATCCTGCAGAATTTGGCTTTACAGCACCAGATGAGGTTATTAGGGATTTAATTATGCATACCAGGGATTCAGAGGGTTATAGTGACTCTAAGGGGCTCTTTTCAGCTAGAAAGGCTATCATGCAGTATTGTCAGCTTAAGGGATTTCCTAATGTTGACGTTGATGATATTTACACAGGTAACGGGGTCAGCGAGCTGATTGTTATGTGTATGCAGGGGCTCTTGAATAATGGAGATGAGGTGTTAGTACCCATGCCTGACTATCCCCTATGGACAGCAGCGGTTTCTCTAGCTGGAGGGAATGCCGTTCATTATGTTTGTGATGAGCAGGCTGAGTGGAATCCTGATATAGCAGACATTAAATCTAAGATAACATCAAATACCAAGGCCATTGTTTTAATTAATCCAAATAATCCAACGGGAGCTTTATATCCTAAGGAAATTTTAGAGGAAATCGTTGAGGTTGCTAGGCAAAATAACCTAATTATTTTTTCTGATGAAATTTATGATCGCCTGGTTATGGATGGTCTTGAGCATATCCCTATTGCAACTCTTGCTCCTGATCTTTTTGTTGTTACCTTAAATGGTCTATCTAAATCACATAGGGTGGCTGGTTTCCGTGTTGGCTGGATGGTCTTATCTGGCAATAAGACCCATGTAAAAGGATATATTGAAGGACTAAATATGCTGGCTAGTATGAGGCTTTGTTCTAATGTTCTGGCTCAACAGATTGTTCAAACCTCCCTTGGCGGAGTTCAATCTATTGATAAGCTCTTACTTCCAGGTGGTAGGATTTATGAGCAGAGGGAATTTATTTATGATGCCATCACAAATATTCCAGGGATTTCTGCGGTTAAACCAAAGGCTGCCTTCTATATTTTTCCTAAAATTGACACAAACATGTACAATATCAAAGATGACGAGAAATTTGTCTTAGATTTTCTTAAGGAAAAGAAGATAATGCTTGTTCATGGTCGAGGCTTCAACTGGGATAAACCTGATCATTTTAGGATTGTTTATCTTCCGCGAGTTGATGAGCTAGCTAAGGTACAAGAGAAGATGACTGATTTCCTATCAACTTATAAGCAATATTAAGACAAAGAGGGCCTGAGCCCTTTTTTTATCTTGCTTTAAGGAAGTTGAACTAATATTATTTTAGGCTGAATGGTCTTAAAAAAATACTAGCTTTTAGAATAAAAAAACGATAAGAATATTAAACTTTTACATAAAATTGTTGAAAGAATGTTATCTAATATGAATATTCTGAAAATTTCTTGCATTTATAATTAATTGCTGATATAATAAATCGAAAATCAAGACTAAGGAGAAATTATGCTTTCTTTACTAGAGAAAACAAGAAAATTAACAGCCATTCTACAGGATGGTGAAATAACTGGTTTAAATGCTAATGAAGACGGTATTTTACCATATAAAGAGATGACTGCTCGAATTGCAGAAATCATTAATTGTAATACCTGTGTACTCGACATGGATGGAAATATCCTAGGTTATGCCTTACCTTATGAGACTAATAATGAACGGGTTGAAGCCTTCTTTGAAATGAGAAAGTTTCCTAAGGAGTACGTTATTCAAACAAGTCGTGTTTATGAGGTTGAAGCTAATTTAGATGTAAATGCCAAGCTTTCAATTTTCCCTGACGAGGCTAAAGACCAATTTCCAAATGGTGTAACAACCATTGCCCCAATTTATGGTGGGGGAGATCGTCTTGGGACCTTTATTGTTTGGGAAAACAATGGTGGCTTTGATGAAGATGATTTG
Proteins encoded:
- a CDS encoding DUF1831 domain-containing protein, whose product is MAFEKEIHLDDCKYIYTLSSGIKKFTLKDTTFRETKTGNYELTRNLDFTPNSADGFLLKITVNKNLTGFKMVITDKSGMRKINIFNKEVNKPLADKFYFQMDSLIDRDVFTKKEI
- a CDS encoding ribose-phosphate diphosphokinase: MTDRYQDSHLKLFSLNSNEDLAKKISEAANVPLGELFSRQFSDGEIQINIEESVRGYDIYIIQSTSYPVNSHLMELLIMIDACKRASANSINVIMPYFGYARQDRTAVPREPITAKLVANMLVKAGADRVVTLDLHAVQVQGFFDIPVDNLFTTPLFAQYYTENNIKGDDVVVVAPKNSGVKRARSLAELLDSPIAIVDYEDDDKARENGYIIGDVKDKDVILIDDILTTGKTFASAASIVKDAGARDIYAVASHGLFTPGSDQLLNKAPIKEILVTDSVKTDTKKPEQVKYLTASELIAKAIIRIHENRPVSPLFEYDKTKN
- a CDS encoding YhgE/Pip domain-containing protein; amino-acid sequence: MIREEFKKIKSNKLLMSTVIVVSFLPIIYAGVFLKSLWDPYGHLNNLPVAVVNEDRAADFEGQKLDVGDQVVANLKKNELLDWNFVSAEEAQEGLKDRKYYMVVTLPEDFSKNAATVLDPDPQKLNLKYETNPGVNFLGEVISDTAMEKLKAQVNESVSTSYVKAIFSTIKTIGSNMNQAADGAQKLNGGAEQLNSGVSQLNEKVPTLASGIDQLNSGAATLNSGVGQYTGGVHQLASGINQLGSQVPTLASGVNQLDQGANSLSSAIGQYTSGTSTLSNGLNTLNAQVPALTSAIPTLNNGAQSLSQGLNQLNSAVSGEGGLAAGVAGLAAGADQLSNGLSADKVAALNQYADGVINLANGLESSNLTGTMAQIKASLTSIGQNLQAAAGSLQIASQPVDKSNEVIQALASTNGGKGLTEEEKAAVRSTLKVNSSDSQVASALGQISAAAVSLQQLSASLNNSNISAPSQAQLDALKQGSTGLQGLLSQMPAGLQNLSGGLNQLNTKITADNGLAASISALSSGSQTLAGGTNALSEKVPTLASGISQLASGANQLNDNSSALKSGASTLAGGLTSLNGNIPTLAAGVSTLSNGATTLDGQAGTLTGGTAKLSGGLSELAGNLPTLTSGVSQLLGGTSQLVDGTDQLADKLKEGSAKISATNLADKNATMVAAPDELEHTKYSKVPNYGHALAPYFMSVSLYVGALVFNFAYPIRKIARRKDATAYGWFSSKVVLGALVSTSMALIIGITMQLLGLTVESQVQYFGILLATSWAYMFLVMFLAMTLDNPGRFLAMLLLVLQLGSAGGMFPMQVVGKFYNFVHSFVPMTYSIYGLRQAISGGLGNGLYVSSLTILLVLAVVLIGFLYLSMKKLFKEGQAGYSQLDQNQKLMDDDYSYDEKYTFW
- a CDS encoding pyridoxal phosphate-dependent aminotransferase, with protein sequence MGNFKKSDKLEHVSYDIRGPVLEEADRMRANGEKILRLNTGNPAEFGFTAPDEVIRDLIMHTRDSEGYSDSKGLFSARKAIMQYCQLKGFPNVDVDDIYTGNGVSELIVMCMQGLLNNGDEVLVPMPDYPLWTAAVSLAGGNAVHYVCDEQAEWNPDIADIKSKITSNTKAIVLINPNNPTGALYPKEILEEIVEVARQNNLIIFSDEIYDRLVMDGLEHIPIATLAPDLFVVTLNGLSKSHRVAGFRVGWMVLSGNKTHVKGYIEGLNMLASMRLCSNVLAQQIVQTSLGGVQSIDKLLLPGGRIYEQREFIYDAITNIPGISAVKPKAAFYIFPKIDTNMYNIKDDEKFVLDFLKEKKIMLVHGRGFNWDKPDHFRIVYLPRVDELAKVQEKMTDFLSTYKQY
- the codY gene encoding GTP-sensing pleiotropic transcriptional regulator CodY, encoding MLSLLEKTRKLTAILQDGEITGLNANEDGILPYKEMTARIAEIINCNTCVLDMDGNILGYALPYETNNERVEAFFEMRKFPKEYVIQTSRVYEVEANLDVNAKLSIFPDEAKDQFPNGVTTIAPIYGGGDRLGTFIVWENNGGFDEDDLVLIELATTVIGVQLSYIKMENMEDDIRKQTAVTMAVNTLSYSEIKAVNAILEELGGPEGRLTASVVADKIGITRSVIVNALRKLESAGIIESRSLGMKGTYLKVVNEGIYDKLKDRNF
- a CDS encoding cysteine desulfurase family protein yields the protein MVYLDNAATTPMSQASIEATINVMKNYFGNPSSIHSYGRDAAKILRNSRQTIANILEVKADDLIFTSGGTEANNTAIRGYALANEGKGKHLITTSIEHHSVLHTFEYLRDRHGFEVTFVSPNEGGVITADSIKKALRPDTILVSTMYANNETGSILPIEEIGQLLGNHQAAFHVDAVQAMGKIPVFPKKLGIDFLSASAHKFHGPKGVGFLYADTNKFDKLLYGGDQENSHRPGTENLAAISGMAAALNEANENLESNFNYVKDLKEDLLQELKDFDFYLNQFGPTLPHVLNIGFEGIDHDLLLMRLDLVGIAVSTGSACTAGATLPSHVLSEIYGQNSPKLRENVRISFSEFNTSEDLKKFVQNLEKILGD
- the tuf gene encoding elongation factor Tu, whose product is MAKEKYDRSKPHVNIGTIGHVDHGKTTLSAAISKVLADKQGIEATDFASIDAAPEERERGITINTAHIEYETDARHYAHIDAPGHADYVKNMITGAAQMDGAILVVAATDGPMPQTREHILLSRQVGVQYLVVFLNKVDLVDDEELLELVEMEVRDLLSEYDFPGDDTPIIAGSALGALNGEQQWVDKVVELMDTVDEYIPTPERDTDKPLLLPVEDVFSITGRGTVASGRIDRGTIHVNDEIEIVGIKPETSKAVVTGVEMFRKTLDEGFAGDNVGVLLRGVQRDEIERGQVIAKPGSITPHTKFKGEVYVLSKEEGGRHTPFFDNYRPQFYFRTTDVTGSIKLPEGIEMVMPGDNVTIDVELIHPIAVEQGTTFSIREGGRTVGSGIVTEIEA